One genomic region from Vicinamibacterales bacterium encodes:
- a CDS encoding PQQ-dependent dehydrogenase, methanol/ethanol family, translating to MRHHVPIALSVFLLVVAAGRAYEAQQADGSNGPVPAFTPVSYERLLHSDDEPENWLMYSGQYSSQRFSYLDQVTVANANRLRVKWVYQLQDLDRAETTPLVVDGIMYVTESPSTVIALDARTGRVFWRYEHELPEDLNYCCGRNNRGVAVSGSRLFMSTLDAHLVALDARTGNILWDTQVADAAMGYSKTAAPLVVKDKVITGIAGGEFGIRGFLDAYDLETGERIWRFYTIPGEGEPGNETWANDSWKTGGSPTWMTGSYDPELDLVYWGTGNPGPDWNGEVRLGDNLYSDSVLALDPDTGELVWHFQFTPHDVHDWDATQIPVLADVEFDGRMRKLMLWPNRNAFFYVLDRQTGEFLRATPFGRQTWAERIGEDGRPIRIPNMFPSAEGTLVSPPIEGAANWWSPSFSPRTELLYVMAYDSEQIYFIREDEYVPGESFTGGGGRRLHPREKYYSAVRAIVPQTGEIQWEYPVQPRSSSGILTTASDLLFGGTVDGYFFALDARNGDELWVMNVGGRIHAGPMTYATAGEQRVTVAAGNTIFTFGLEE from the coding sequence ATGAGACATCATGTGCCCATCGCGTTGTCTGTGTTCCTGCTGGTTGTTGCTGCTGGACGCGCATACGAGGCGCAGCAAGCAGATGGGTCCAATGGTCCGGTCCCCGCGTTCACACCGGTGAGCTATGAGCGTTTACTGCACTCGGATGATGAACCAGAGAACTGGCTGATGTACTCCGGCCAGTATAGTAGCCAACGCTTTAGTTACCTCGACCAGGTTACGGTGGCGAACGCCAATCGCCTTCGCGTTAAGTGGGTTTATCAGCTGCAAGACCTTGATCGTGCGGAAACGACACCACTGGTGGTTGACGGCATCATGTATGTCACAGAGTCGCCAAGCACGGTGATCGCGCTCGATGCACGGACTGGCCGCGTCTTTTGGCGATACGAACACGAGTTACCAGAAGACCTGAACTATTGCTGTGGCAGGAACAACCGTGGCGTGGCGGTAAGTGGTAGCCGGCTATTCATGAGCACGCTCGACGCACACCTCGTTGCACTCGATGCGCGAACTGGCAACATACTCTGGGATACCCAAGTTGCCGATGCGGCGATGGGCTATAGCAAGACCGCTGCGCCGCTGGTCGTCAAGGACAAGGTGATTACTGGCATAGCAGGTGGGGAGTTCGGTATCCGTGGCTTTCTTGATGCCTATGACCTTGAAACAGGTGAGCGCATCTGGCGTTTCTACACAATTCCTGGAGAAGGCGAGCCCGGTAACGAGACCTGGGCGAACGATTCTTGGAAAACCGGAGGGTCTCCGACTTGGATGACTGGCTCCTATGACCCCGAGCTCGACCTCGTCTATTGGGGCACCGGCAACCCTGGGCCAGACTGGAACGGTGAAGTTCGCCTCGGAGACAACCTATATTCAGATTCAGTACTTGCGCTCGATCCTGATACGGGCGAACTCGTCTGGCACTTCCAGTTCACACCGCACGACGTGCATGATTGGGATGCGACACAAATTCCGGTACTAGCTGACGTCGAGTTCGATGGCCGGATGCGCAAGCTGATGCTCTGGCCGAACCGGAACGCCTTCTTCTACGTGCTGGATCGTCAGACGGGCGAATTTCTCCGCGCCACGCCCTTCGGCAGGCAAACATGGGCTGAGAGGATTGGGGAAGATGGCCGCCCGATTCGCATCCCGAACATGTTTCCGAGCGCTGAAGGCACACTTGTCTCGCCACCGATTGAAGGGGCGGCTAACTGGTGGTCACCGAGTTTCAGCCCACGGACAGAGTTGCTATACGTGATGGCGTATGACAGCGAACAGATCTATTTCATCCGCGAGGACGAATATGTACCCGGTGAAAGCTTTACGGGCGGCGGCGGGCGGCGTCTGCATCCACGAGAAAAATATTACAGTGCAGTACGCGCCATCGTGCCTCAGACTGGAGAGATTCAGTGGGAGTACCCCGTCCAACCCCGGTCGTCTTCGGGCATACTCACGACTGCTAGCGACCTTCTCTTCGGTGGGACGGTCGATGGGTACTTCTTTGCGCTCGATGCACGCAACGGTGATGAGTTGTGGGTTATGAATGTCGGTGGCAGGATCCACGCTGGGCCGATGACTTATGCAACTGCCGGCGAGCAGCGCGTCACCGTCGCGGCTGGTAACACAATCTTTACATTCGGGTTGGAAGAGTGA
- a CDS encoding c-type cytochrome gives MFRLQGISVGRVALIVSVFWIGSSANLAAQGGDNPHASLEDVETGERLFQIHCSRCHGIDAEGDDGPSLRRGRFRRAQSDAGLFRVISEGVADTGMPPIFRRRTDESVWQVVAYLRSINQRPEDILLPGDAEVGQRLYAGAGRCTTCHMIAGMGSLLGPDLTFVGDRRSPDELRADLLEPDHEVAPRWWSVRVTYADGRKLEGIRMNEDTYSYRLLDADEKLWSIAKRDLRESQRIETSTMPSYDDQLTVSEVDNLVAYLFSLRTRESAP, from the coding sequence ATGTTTCGCCTGCAAGGCATAAGTGTTGGTCGAGTTGCACTCATTGTGTCGGTGTTTTGGATAGGGTCGAGTGCCAACCTAGCGGCTCAAGGTGGCGACAACCCGCACGCGTCACTTGAAGATGTTGAGACTGGCGAGCGGCTGTTCCAGATACATTGCAGCCGATGCCACGGCATCGATGCGGAAGGCGACGATGGACCCAGCCTTCGCCGGGGCAGGTTCCGGAGAGCTCAGAGTGACGCTGGCTTATTTCGGGTGATTTCTGAGGGAGTAGCTGACACTGGAATGCCACCGATCTTCCGGCGTCGGACAGACGAGTCAGTGTGGCAGGTTGTTGCATACCTCCGTTCGATCAATCAACGTCCAGAGGATATTTTGCTCCCAGGTGATGCCGAGGTTGGCCAGCGTCTGTACGCAGGTGCAGGGAGGTGTACCACGTGTCACATGATCGCTGGTATGGGTAGTCTGCTAGGTCCTGACCTGACCTTTGTAGGCGACCGGCGTTCACCGGATGAGCTACGGGCTGACCTCCTTGAGCCCGACCATGAGGTGGCGCCGCGTTGGTGGTCAGTGCGCGTAACCTACGCCGACGGTCGGAAGCTTGAGGGCATCCGGATGAACGAGGACACCTATTCTTACCGGCTCCTCGACGCTGACGAGAAGCTGTGGTCAATCGCGAAGAGGGACCTCCGTGAGAGCCAGCGTATCGAAACCTCAACGATGCCGAGCTACGATGACCAGCTCACGGTATCTGAGGTTGATAACTTAGTTGCCTATCTATTTTCGCTACGAACCAGGGAGAGTGCACCATGA